Proteins co-encoded in one bacterium genomic window:
- a CDS encoding aspartate carbamoyltransferase catalytic subunit — MEWHRRHVLGLSDFHPEEMEFVIDTARSMEEVLTRDIKKVPALRGKTVINLFFEASTRTRTSFEIAGKRLSADVVNFSAGTSSVTKGETLLDTARNIEAMKPNILVVRHSASGAALFLSRHISCSIINAGDGANEHPSQGLLDLYTILKVKGKIAGLKIAIVGDILHSRVVRSDLHSLGRMGAKLWLCGPATLVPREMERTGAVVTSDIREAVRGADVIIMLRIQLERQKTAYFPSLREYSQKFGLNRDVFSLAKDDAVIMHPGPINRGVELSDELADCERSLVLRQVESGVAVRMALLYLLAGGSHVAH; from the coding sequence ATGGAATGGCATCGCCGTCACGTCCTCGGGCTGTCCGACTTCCACCCGGAAGAGATGGAATTCGTCATCGACACCGCCCGGTCGATGGAGGAGGTTCTCACGCGCGACATAAAGAAGGTCCCTGCCCTGCGCGGGAAGACCGTGATCAACCTCTTCTTCGAGGCCAGCACGCGGACCCGGACCTCGTTCGAAATCGCAGGGAAGCGTCTCTCCGCCGACGTGGTGAACTTCAGCGCGGGCACCTCGAGCGTCACGAAGGGCGAGACGCTCCTCGACACGGCCCGGAACATCGAGGCGATGAAGCCCAACATCCTCGTCGTCCGGCACTCCGCGTCCGGGGCGGCCCTTTTCCTGTCCCGCCACATCTCCTGCTCGATCATCAACGCGGGGGACGGCGCGAACGAACACCCTTCCCAGGGCCTGCTCGATCTCTACACGATCCTGAAGGTGAAGGGGAAGATCGCCGGCCTCAAGATCGCCATCGTCGGCGATATCCTGCACAGCCGGGTTGTTCGGTCGGACCTTCACTCCCTCGGAAGGATGGGGGCCAAGCTTTGGCTGTGCGGACCGGCGACCCTCGTTCCCCGGGAGATGGAGCGGACCGGGGCGGTCGTGACGAGCGACATCCGGGAAGCGGTCCGGGGCGCCGATGTCATCATCATGCTTCGGATCCAGCTGGAAAGGCAAAAAACAGCCTATTTCCCGTCACTAAGGGAGTATTCCCAAAAGTTTGGCTTGAACCGTGACGTCTTCTCCCTCGCGAAGGATGACGCGGTGATCATGCACCCGGGGCCGATCAACCGGGGGGTGGAGCTGTCCGACGAGCTGGCCGACTGCGAACGATCCCTTGTGCTGCGGCAGGTCGAGTCCGGGGTGGCCGTCCGGATGGCGCTTCTTTACCTTCTCGCTGGAGGTTCCCATGTTGCTCATTAA
- a CDS encoding dihydroorotase, translating to MLLIKGGRVIDPASGRDEIGHLVLEDGKVREFLGGDPPVRFQGKVISAEGMWIVPGLIDMHVHLRDPGYEWKEDIPTGTRAAAAGGFTTVACMANTNPVNDSPEVTRYIVEKARREGYANVLPVAAVTRGLDGKEMADFSELADAGAVAFSDDGKPVENPLLLRRAMEYVRPFGFRILSHAEDAVLAGGGAAHEGWTARKLGIPGIPSAAEEVAIARDILIARQTGGKLHIQHISTRMGVDLLRMARRVGLDVTGETAPQYFSLTDAALEGYDTNAKMNPPLRGEEDRMAILEGIQDGTIDAIACDHAPHEAYVKKCEFAAAANGIIGLQTSLPLALSLLGGGKVVPARLVDLLSAGPARILGLRGKGTLAAGADADVTIIDPEAEWEFGHGDVLSKSKNSPFLGWKMRGRAAATICGGRIRHATIEGVPTDA from the coding sequence ATGTTGCTCATTAAGGGAGGCAGGGTGATCGACCCGGCGTCCGGGCGGGACGAAATCGGTCACCTGGTGCTGGAGGACGGGAAGGTCCGCGAATTCCTGGGGGGCGATCCCCCCGTGCGGTTCCAGGGAAAGGTGATCTCCGCCGAGGGGATGTGGATCGTACCCGGCCTGATCGACATGCACGTTCACCTGCGGGATCCGGGATACGAGTGGAAAGAGGACATCCCCACCGGGACGCGCGCCGCCGCCGCGGGCGGCTTCACGACGGTCGCCTGCATGGCGAACACGAACCCGGTCAACGATTCCCCGGAGGTCACCCGGTATATCGTCGAGAAGGCGCGACGGGAAGGGTACGCCAACGTCCTCCCCGTGGCCGCCGTGACCCGCGGGCTCGATGGGAAGGAGATGGCGGACTTCTCCGAACTGGCCGATGCGGGAGCGGTGGCGTTTTCGGACGACGGCAAGCCGGTGGAGAACCCACTCCTCCTGCGGCGCGCGATGGAGTACGTCCGTCCCTTCGGGTTCCGAATCCTCTCCCACGCGGAGGATGCCGTCCTCGCCGGCGGCGGGGCGGCCCACGAGGGATGGACCGCCCGGAAGCTCGGGATTCCCGGGATCCCCTCCGCCGCGGAGGAGGTGGCCATCGCCCGGGACATCCTGATCGCCCGGCAGACGGGCGGAAAGCTTCACATCCAGCATATCAGCACCCGGATGGGGGTGGACCTTCTCCGGATGGCCCGGCGCGTCGGCCTCGATGTCACCGGCGAGACGGCTCCCCAATACTTCTCCCTGACCGACGCGGCCCTCGAAGGGTACGACACGAACGCGAAGATGAACCCTCCGCTGCGCGGCGAGGAGGACCGGATGGCCATCCTCGAAGGGATCCAGGACGGAACGATCGACGCGATCGCCTGCGACCACGCCCCCCACGAGGCGTACGTCAAGAAGTGCGAGTTCGCCGCCGCTGCCAACGGCATCATCGGCCTGCAGACCTCCCTTCCGCTCGCGCTTTCCCTGCTGGGGGGCGGGAAGGTCGTGCCGGCGCGTCTCGTCGACCTTTTGTCCGCCGGACCCGCGCGGATCCTCGGCCTGCGGGGAAAAGGAACGCTCGCCGCCGGCGCCGACGCCGACGTCACGATCATCGACCCCGAGGCGGAATGGGAATTCGGCCACGGGGACGTGCTGTCGAAGTCGAAGAACAGCCCCTTCCTCGGATGGAAGATGCGCGGCCGCGCGGCCGCGACGATCTGCGGAGGGCGGATCCGTCATGCGACGATCGAGGGAGTCCCGACGGATGCCTGA
- the carA gene encoding glutamine-hydrolyzing carbamoyl-phosphate synthase small subunit: MPERKALLVLADGTVFEGAAFGYEGECSGEVVFNTGMTGYQEVLTDPSYKGQIVTMTYPEIGNTGINPEDVESNRPWVEGFIVREAWGPPSNWRHVESLDAYLRRYHVCGIAGIDTRALTRRLRDGGSQMAVLSAAGLDVERLARKARELPSLVGRDLVKEVTSERAVHWTTGDWDIEKGYLPAASFRARFGCVPRIVAIDYGIKQNILRMMVSHGFDVTVVPAAATAEEIFAYSPDGVFLSNGPGDPEGVPYAVEAVRALLGNVPMFGICLGHQIMGLALGGRTFKLKFGHHGCNHPVKDLATGKVEITSQNHNYSVDPASLGGAARITHLNLNDGTVEGLSVPAMRCFSVQYHPEASPGPHDSRYLFTRFHRYLCGEEEL, from the coding sequence ATGCCTGAACGCAAAGCCCTTCTCGTCCTCGCGGACGGTACGGTCTTCGAGGGAGCCGCCTTCGGCTACGAGGGGGAGTGCTCCGGCGAGGTCGTCTTCAATACCGGCATGACCGGGTACCAGGAAGTGCTCACGGATCCGTCCTACAAGGGGCAGATCGTCACGATGACGTATCCGGAGATCGGGAACACGGGGATCAACCCGGAGGACGTGGAATCGAACCGCCCCTGGGTCGAAGGGTTCATCGTTCGCGAGGCCTGGGGCCCGCCGTCGAACTGGCGACACGTGGAGTCCCTCGACGCCTACCTCCGGCGGTACCACGTCTGCGGAATCGCGGGGATCGACACCCGCGCCCTCACACGGCGTCTCCGCGACGGCGGGTCCCAGATGGCGGTCCTGTCCGCGGCCGGGCTCGATGTCGAGCGCCTCGCGCGAAAAGCGAGAGAGCTCCCTTCCCTCGTTGGAAGGGATCTGGTGAAGGAGGTCACCTCCGAGCGTGCGGTCCATTGGACCACGGGGGACTGGGACATCGAGAAGGGATACCTGCCGGCCGCCTCGTTCCGGGCCAGGTTCGGATGCGTCCCGCGGATCGTCGCGATCGACTACGGCATCAAGCAAAACATCCTCCGGATGATGGTCTCCCACGGATTCGACGTGACCGTCGTGCCGGCCGCCGCCACCGCGGAGGAGATATTCGCGTACTCTCCGGACGGAGTTTTCCTGTCGAACGGGCCTGGAGATCCCGAAGGCGTGCCGTACGCCGTCGAAGCGGTCCGCGCGCTCCTCGGGAACGTCCCGATGTTCGGGATCTGCCTCGGACACCAGATCATGGGGCTCGCGCTGGGGGGAAGGACGTTCAAGCTGAAGTTCGGCCACCACGGATGCAACCATCCGGTGAAGGACCTGGCGACCGGCAAGGTCGAGATCACCAGCCAGAACCACAACTATTCGGTCGATCCCGCCTCCCTCGGCGGCGCCGCCCGGATCACGCACCTGAACCTGAACGACGGGACCGTGGAGGGGCTCTCCGTCCCCGCGATGCGCTGCTTCTCCGTGCAATACCACCCGGAGGCGTCCCCCGGCCCGCACGACTCCCGCTACCTCTTCACCCGGTTCCACCGATATCTTTGCGGCGAGGAGGAGCTGTGA
- a CDS encoding radical SAM protein, with protein sequence MSPAHPANEQLSSCRLCPRSCAVNRLAGQRGFCGAGGRARVAAVSVHHGEEPPISGTRGSGTIFFSHCNMRCLFCQNYPISQFGNGREMDAESLSREMLRLRDLGVHNVNFVTPTPHAPQMVEAILLARGKGFDLPVVYNTNGYDALETLALIDGFVDIYLPDAKYRSAEFADTASGTPDYAPHNDAAIAEMVRQVGFLSPGEDGIAARGVLVRHLVLPGRVGETEAILAHLLDRHGPELPLSLMGQYFPAWRAADAGGFDRKVTRKEYGRAICAVSRLGFRNVFIQER encoded by the coding sequence GTGTCCCCTGCCCATCCCGCGAACGAGCAGCTTTCATCATGTCGTTTATGCCCACGCTCGTGCGCGGTGAACCGGCTCGCGGGGCAGCGGGGGTTCTGCGGCGCGGGGGGGCGCGCGCGCGTCGCCGCCGTTTCCGTCCACCACGGCGAGGAGCCGCCGATCTCGGGGACTCGCGGCTCGGGGACGATCTTTTTCAGCCACTGCAACATGAGGTGCCTCTTCTGCCAGAACTACCCGATCAGCCAATTCGGAAACGGGCGGGAGATGGATGCGGAATCGCTCTCCCGGGAAATGCTTCGACTCCGGGATTTGGGGGTTCACAACGTCAACTTCGTCACCCCCACCCCGCATGCGCCGCAGATGGTCGAGGCGATACTCCTTGCTCGCGGGAAGGGGTTCGACCTTCCGGTGGTCTACAACACGAACGGGTACGACGCACTCGAAACGCTCGCGCTCATCGACGGCTTCGTCGACATCTATTTGCCGGACGCGAAATATCGTTCCGCGGAGTTCGCCGACACGGCTTCCGGGACCCCGGACTACGCGCCGCACAACGATGCCGCCATCGCCGAGATGGTGCGTCAGGTCGGGTTCCTCTCCCCGGGGGAGGACGGAATTGCCGCGCGGGGGGTCCTCGTCCGCCACCTCGTCCTTCCCGGAAGGGTGGGGGAGACGGAAGCGATACTCGCGCATCTGCTGGATCGGCACGGCCCGGAGCTTCCCTTGTCCCTGATGGGACAGTATTTCCCTGCGTGGCGGGCGGCCGACGCCGGCGGGTTCGACAGGAAGGTTACGCGAAAGGAGTACGGACGCGCGATTTGTGCCGTTTCGCGACTCGGCTTCCGGAACGTTTTCATACAGGAGCGGTAG